From Rhodopirellula islandica, the proteins below share one genomic window:
- a CDS encoding addiction module protein, producing the protein MSRTEQIAALQLIWDRLSSVPGGTEPPGWHGDVLAERRASLEDGTAKLVDWADAKKRLRERHG; encoded by the coding sequence ATGTCGCGAACTGAGCAAATTGCAGCATTGCAGCTGATCTGGGACCGCTTGTCTTCGGTTCCGGGGGGTACGGAACCGCCCGGTTGGCATGGTGATGTGCTCGCCGAGCGGCGAGCGTCACTGGAGGATGGGACGGCAAAGCTCGTTGACTGGGCTGATGCTAAGAAGCGATTGCGGGAGCGGCACGGTTGA
- a CDS encoding RNA polymerase sigma factor: MNDESSPDPSSSQTDDPLVQRIRQRDVDALGEYIAQHRESLFRFVKSITGEHLLAMVEVDDLIQEIATAAISGLPTAPLDQYSVMQWLQQLARRRVVDAHRFHFDAKRRDAGRQQSIHGGGASGGDDGAMGMEQMLAASMTSPSAVVSQNIRLNAMSQAIGQLSEEQQTVIRLRYVDGMPTKQIAEQLGKTDVSIRVLLSRSMRQLEKQLEANRPTR, from the coding sequence ATGAACGACGAAAGCTCTCCCGACCCATCCAGCTCCCAGACGGACGATCCGCTGGTCCAGCGAATCCGCCAGCGAGACGTGGACGCGTTGGGCGAATACATCGCTCAGCACCGCGAGTCGTTGTTCCGGTTTGTGAAATCCATCACCGGCGAACACCTGCTGGCGATGGTCGAAGTCGACGATTTGATCCAAGAAATCGCCACGGCCGCCATTTCAGGTTTGCCGACCGCACCGCTGGACCAATACTCCGTGATGCAGTGGTTGCAACAACTCGCTCGCAGACGCGTGGTCGACGCCCACCGATTCCACTTCGATGCCAAACGCCGCGACGCGGGTCGGCAACAATCCATTCATGGCGGCGGTGCGTCGGGTGGTGATGACGGAGCCATGGGCATGGAACAAATGCTCGCCGCCAGCATGACCTCCCCCAGTGCCGTGGTCAGCCAAAACATTCGCCTCAACGCAATGTCCCAAGCCATCGGGCAACTGAGCGAAGAGCAGCAAACCGTGATCCGGCTACGTTACGTCGACGGCATGCCGACCAAACAGATCGCGGAACAACTCGGCAAAACCGACGTTTCCATCCGAGTCCTGCTGTCACGTAGCATGCGACAACTCGAAAAACAACTCGAAGCCAACCGCCCCACACGCTAA
- a CDS encoding serine/threonine protein kinase encodes MTSRLSSKRRASTTAEDSTLDLDEILLECLERLAEHDDGGTPQRVWELLPERVQSDAEAGDRSGRFVLVEMVKMSMAIAVQNECPRWLDDYFEAFPEWFTAESAPFDLVMEEIQLRRECGQTPEHEDYQDRFPHLERVLKPLFDSSPEQHASIAKTPRRGPPTELKVGAVVDDFEIIQKLGEGAFAHVYLARQNSMSRLVALKVANDTGDEPQALAQFDHPNIVRVFDQRQVAVRDDEAHGNLSELYLLYMQFHPGGTLSEVVRLARSVPLVNRDGDVYLQSVDQALLESAQVVPDRSTTRTWLSGCEWSKVVAWVGLQLADSLHTAHEAGVLHRDVKPANVLLTAEGLPQLADFNVSMAGTSGRAGAASSLGGSVGYMAPEHLDAMSITRKGIPEDVGEAADLYSLAVLLWELWQGKRPFDCSGGTPSWTELLEEQHAARQREFLIPERLDTPSERVLESVLRSALSVDPAGRPENGTAMGGSLRLAMHPEAARLFDPKAGSWTHVLGRISPWWLSVVSILLPNIAAGFINYFYNHSEIMPEGMRPSLDEFAIWVNSVAFPLGVGLIVVYTRASARALKASQQGDSVGEDELNSMLRLGYRAASIGGTCWLIAGIVYPLLLKARFDEFTDGQAIHFFASLMICGGVAMVYPLFALNVVATCVHYPRMIRPTMRDPNFERHAQQMIGDSESFLLIAAVIPLMGAALIVFGEGQAKEYLLIAIIAGMIGLLGAFASYRIIVRTWAVLAEVLSNETTATPR; translated from the coding sequence ATGACGTCTCGACTGTCTTCCAAACGCCGTGCCTCAACGACCGCGGAGGATTCCACGCTGGATTTGGATGAAATCCTGCTGGAGTGCTTGGAACGCTTGGCGGAACACGATGACGGTGGGACTCCCCAGCGAGTTTGGGAGTTGCTCCCGGAACGCGTTCAGAGCGATGCCGAGGCGGGCGATCGATCGGGCCGTTTCGTCTTGGTGGAAATGGTGAAGATGAGCATGGCGATCGCCGTTCAGAACGAATGCCCGCGATGGCTGGACGACTACTTTGAGGCGTTTCCCGAATGGTTCACAGCGGAGTCAGCGCCATTTGACTTGGTGATGGAAGAGATTCAGCTCCGCCGCGAATGTGGGCAAACCCCAGAGCACGAGGACTACCAAGATCGGTTCCCGCATTTGGAGCGGGTGTTGAAACCGCTGTTTGATTCGTCGCCGGAGCAGCACGCGTCGATTGCGAAAACGCCTCGCCGTGGGCCGCCGACGGAATTGAAGGTGGGAGCGGTGGTGGATGATTTTGAGATCATTCAGAAACTGGGAGAGGGTGCGTTCGCTCATGTGTACCTTGCTCGCCAGAATTCGATGTCGCGATTGGTCGCTTTGAAAGTTGCCAACGACACGGGGGACGAGCCTCAAGCACTCGCGCAGTTCGATCATCCCAACATCGTGCGAGTCTTTGATCAGCGGCAGGTGGCGGTCCGTGATGACGAAGCGCATGGCAACTTGTCCGAGTTGTACTTGCTCTACATGCAGTTCCATCCCGGCGGCACGTTGTCGGAAGTTGTCCGTTTGGCTCGCTCGGTTCCGCTGGTCAACCGCGATGGCGACGTTTATCTGCAGTCGGTGGATCAGGCGTTGCTCGAATCGGCACAGGTGGTGCCGGATCGATCGACCACGCGGACGTGGTTGTCGGGTTGCGAATGGTCCAAGGTGGTCGCCTGGGTTGGTTTGCAGTTGGCTGACTCGTTGCACACGGCGCATGAAGCCGGTGTCCTGCATCGCGATGTCAAACCGGCGAACGTTTTGTTGACCGCGGAAGGTTTGCCACAGCTCGCTGATTTCAATGTGTCGATGGCTGGGACCTCCGGTCGTGCCGGAGCCGCCTCCTCGCTGGGTGGTTCGGTCGGTTACATGGCTCCCGAGCATCTTGATGCGATGAGCATCACGCGAAAGGGGATTCCTGAAGACGTGGGTGAGGCGGCGGATTTGTATTCGTTGGCGGTGCTGTTGTGGGAATTGTGGCAAGGCAAACGACCGTTTGATTGTTCTGGCGGGACGCCGTCCTGGACGGAGTTGTTGGAAGAACAGCACGCCGCCCGCCAGCGAGAGTTTTTGATTCCCGAGCGATTGGACACACCGTCGGAACGCGTCTTGGAAAGCGTGTTGCGATCCGCGTTGTCGGTGGATCCCGCGGGGCGTCCTGAAAACGGCACGGCGATGGGCGGTAGCCTGCGATTGGCAATGCATCCGGAAGCCGCTCGTTTGTTTGATCCCAAGGCGGGCTCGTGGACGCACGTGTTGGGAAGGATTTCTCCGTGGTGGCTTTCCGTGGTTTCGATCTTGCTGCCCAACATTGCGGCCGGATTCATCAATTACTTTTACAATCACAGCGAGATCATGCCGGAGGGAATGCGGCCGAGCCTGGATGAGTTTGCCATTTGGGTCAATTCAGTTGCGTTTCCGTTGGGGGTGGGATTGATCGTCGTTTACACGCGAGCGTCCGCGAGAGCGTTGAAGGCATCGCAGCAAGGTGATTCTGTCGGCGAAGACGAACTCAATTCCATGTTGCGGTTGGGGTATCGAGCCGCATCGATTGGAGGCACCTGTTGGTTGATCGCTGGCATTGTTTACCCCCTGTTGTTGAAAGCCAGGTTCGACGAGTTCACGGATGGGCAGGCCATTCACTTCTTTGCGTCTCTGATGATTTGTGGTGGCGTGGCGATGGTGTACCCGCTGTTTGCGTTGAACGTGGTCGCCACCTGTGTGCACTACCCGAGGATGATTCGACCGACGATGCGGGATCCCAACTTCGAACGTCATGCTCAGCAGATGATTGGTGACAGCGAATCCTTTTTGTTGATCGCGGCGGTCATCCCGTTGATGGGAGCGGCCTTGATCGTGTTTGGGGAAGGTCAAGCGAAGGAGTATCTGTTGATCGCAATCATCGCAGGCATGATTGGGCTGCTTGGTGCGTTTGCCAGTTACCGGATCATCGTTCGGACTTGGGCCGTGCTGGCGGAGGTGTTGTCCAACGAAACAACGGCCACGCCGCGTTGA
- a CDS encoding S1 family peptidase: protein MFRCRLTRMLRIAFHRWMSLLCPALVLVISLQSTSAMAGGETYQKALPSTVWIITANGEDQTSTGTGVFIDADKKLVLTNAHVVGDSRTAVVFFPEKKNGETMVKRKQYLDSVLKLAQPGRIVAVDRKRDLALIELAEVPERAEAITLAEASVTTGESVDLIGNPGGSDVLWVYTSGTVRSVYQKKFKSDHGEHDFRVVETQTPIKPGDSGGPVVNQAGELIAIAQSFSPSQNLVSYCVDVQEIKAFVKSPWKSAPLGSRVVLKNAEVAFELHSTGHYEVKQKLSSGSTQSVFVAKDTEYFQRADVRKIWSLVSVSGEQPSAELMMRLMRQNSATKIGGWVVEKNGADEFLILYVAKLDATAPDEAVAASIDYVARIAGAMSKQLESKTPEETKTETSTQTLASWLAK from the coding sequence ATGTTCCGCTGCCGCCTGACTCGAATGCTTCGAATTGCCTTTCACCGTTGGATGTCACTGCTCTGCCCTGCCCTCGTGCTGGTCATCTCACTGCAATCCACGAGCGCCATGGCGGGCGGCGAAACCTACCAAAAAGCCCTGCCATCGACCGTTTGGATCATCACCGCCAACGGGGAAGACCAAACCTCGACCGGAACGGGCGTCTTCATCGACGCCGACAAAAAATTGGTTCTGACCAACGCTCACGTGGTCGGTGACAGTCGCACCGCGGTGGTTTTCTTCCCTGAGAAGAAGAACGGTGAAACCATGGTCAAACGCAAGCAATACCTGGATTCGGTCCTGAAATTGGCTCAGCCCGGCCGGATCGTCGCCGTCGATCGCAAGCGTGACTTGGCCCTGATCGAGTTGGCTGAGGTGCCCGAGCGTGCCGAAGCGATCACGTTGGCTGAAGCGAGCGTCACAACCGGCGAATCGGTGGATTTGATTGGCAACCCAGGTGGTTCCGATGTCCTGTGGGTCTACACGAGCGGAACCGTCCGGTCGGTCTACCAAAAGAAATTCAAATCGGACCATGGTGAGCACGATTTTCGCGTCGTCGAAACCCAGACGCCAATCAAACCCGGCGACAGCGGCGGGCCGGTCGTCAACCAAGCCGGCGAGTTGATCGCGATTGCTCAGTCGTTTTCACCCTCCCAGAATTTGGTCAGCTACTGCGTGGACGTTCAGGAAATCAAGGCTTTCGTCAAAAGCCCTTGGAAATCAGCTCCTTTGGGCAGCCGCGTCGTCCTGAAGAACGCCGAGGTGGCGTTTGAGTTGCACTCCACCGGCCACTACGAGGTCAAGCAGAAGCTCTCATCGGGTTCCACGCAGTCCGTCTTCGTCGCCAAGGACACCGAATACTTCCAGCGTGCCGACGTGCGAAAGATCTGGTCGTTGGTTTCGGTCAGCGGTGAACAGCCCTCCGCGGAGCTGATGATGCGACTGATGCGTCAAAACTCTGCCACGAAAATTGGCGGTTGGGTCGTGGAAAAGAACGGGGCCGACGAGTTTCTGATCCTCTATGTCGCGAAATTGGATGCGACCGCTCCGGACGAAGCCGTGGCGGCCTCGATCGACTATGTCGCCCGGATTGCCGGAGCGATGAGCAAACAACTGGAATCCAAGACGCCGGAAGAAACCAAGACCGAGACGTCGACCCAGACACTCGCATCGTGGTTGGCCAAGTGA
- a CDS encoding alpha/beta hydrolase, with protein sequence MHRIVDSRIALVAILFVWGGVVAAQDSITTKPGTQTHQDVLYRTGDGLTDYQQERCRLDLIHPTDEKGFATVVWFHGGGLTGGNKSFPDGLLNQGIAVAAVNYRLHPKVKSPAYVEDAAAAVAWVFQNIEQYGGDPKRIYVSGHSAGGYLTSMVGLDQRWLAEHDIDANQIAGLIPYSGHTITHFTVRKEQGIGGRQPVVDDMAPLFHVRKDAPPLLLITGDRELEMLGRYEENAYLWRMMQVVGHPHTKLMELDGYNHGQMAEPSHPLLLRFIQELEKE encoded by the coding sequence GTGCACAGAATTGTTGATTCGCGAATCGCACTGGTTGCGATTCTTTTCGTTTGGGGCGGCGTGGTGGCAGCCCAAGATTCAATCACGACCAAGCCCGGCACTCAAACGCACCAGGACGTGCTGTATCGGACCGGGGATGGATTGACGGATTACCAGCAGGAACGCTGCCGCCTCGATCTGATTCATCCAACCGATGAGAAAGGTTTCGCAACGGTGGTCTGGTTTCATGGTGGCGGACTGACCGGAGGAAACAAATCCTTTCCCGATGGTTTGCTCAATCAGGGAATTGCCGTTGCAGCGGTGAACTATCGCTTGCACCCCAAGGTCAAATCACCGGCGTATGTGGAAGACGCCGCGGCCGCCGTGGCTTGGGTCTTCCAAAACATCGAGCAATACGGTGGTGATCCCAAACGCATTTACGTCAGCGGTCATTCGGCCGGCGGGTATTTGACCAGCATGGTTGGATTGGATCAGCGTTGGCTCGCAGAGCATGACATCGACGCGAATCAGATCGCGGGTTTGATCCCTTACAGCGGCCACACCATCACACACTTCACGGTTCGCAAAGAGCAAGGCATCGGTGGTCGTCAGCCGGTCGTCGACGACATGGCACCGCTGTTCCATGTTCGCAAGGACGCTCCGCCGTTGCTATTGATCACCGGCGACCGCGAACTGGAAATGCTCGGACGCTATGAGGAGAACGCGTACCTTTGGCGGATGATGCAAGTCGTCGGTCACCCTCACACCAAGTTGATGGAACTCGACGGATACAACCACGGTCAGATGGCTGAGCCCTCACACCCGTTGTTGCTGCGGTTCATTCAGGAACTGGAAAAGGAGTGA
- a CDS encoding RsmD family RNA methyltransferase, which yields MKSKRTNNRRGKPKQRNLKGGTDDGKPTKLRIIGGDMRGRPVTYHGEEFTRPMRDSVRENLFNILGRACRGTIAFDLFAGTGVLGLESISRGSTRAVLVEPMRKAIAQIRDTTERLGIEDKVRLVMGDAFALADQLLQPSGPEDDTAWIVFLSPPYRMWTDPEFYPKLKSIIVRVQQYAPPGSVLVVETDNTFDLEQLPLGDWDVRTYGITHLAFLEPGNVCGLVTPFPVPE from the coding sequence ATGAAATCGAAACGCACCAACAATCGACGCGGCAAGCCCAAGCAACGAAATCTCAAAGGCGGGACGGACGACGGCAAGCCCACCAAGCTGAGAATCATCGGCGGTGACATGCGTGGCCGTCCGGTGACGTATCACGGCGAGGAGTTCACTCGGCCGATGCGTGACAGCGTCCGTGAAAATCTGTTCAACATCTTGGGCCGAGCCTGTCGCGGCACGATCGCGTTTGACTTGTTCGCCGGCACTGGTGTGCTGGGCCTGGAATCGATCAGCCGTGGTTCCACTCGAGCGGTCTTGGTCGAACCGATGCGGAAAGCAATCGCCCAAATTCGCGACACGACCGAGCGACTGGGGATTGAAGACAAAGTCCGCTTGGTGATGGGCGACGCCTTCGCTCTGGCGGATCAATTGTTGCAGCCATCCGGGCCGGAAGACGACACGGCTTGGATCGTCTTCCTCAGCCCTCCGTATCGCATGTGGACCGACCCCGAGTTCTACCCCAAGCTGAAGTCGATCATCGTCCGAGTCCAGCAATACGCCCCTCCCGGCAGCGTCCTGGTCGTTGAGACCGACAACACGTTTGACCTAGAACAACTGCCGCTGGGCGACTGGGACGTCCGGACCTATGGCATCACGCATCTGGCGTTCTTGGAACCCGGCAACGTGTGCGGCTTGGTCACTCCTTTTCCAGTTCCTGAATGA
- a CDS encoding ABC transporter ATP-binding protein — translation MPIQSLDITSLAMDRGGNRVVDQFNLSLFPGEYCVVLGPSGCGKSTLLHGIAGLIETAEGSIVIDGQDVTHTAARKRDVGLLFQHDTMYPHLTVEQTLQIAVRANPKRRLTAAEMDQRIQSITETMNLAPAWLPRRPETLSGGQRRRVAIAKTLIRQPSVCLLDEPMAAIDRLASERLLERLADVSKQSDSTTFVHVTHDGEEAMRLADQIVVMSGGRILQIGSPSEIYQSPNSAEVALALGSPSCNLLAIDEVLASCPALGEALALPEGQPNADHAIMLRPEAIQLVAPDLNQEHASTVTESGLWQFPVTLLERRDLGGRFLLRLQPTDSENSPPLAATVFQNSISAEVGTRWICQVSISDLRIVAGSARNSRSHSI, via the coding sequence ATGCCCATCCAGTCACTCGATATCACCTCGCTCGCGATGGACCGCGGGGGGAACAGGGTCGTCGACCAATTCAACTTGTCGCTTTTCCCCGGCGAATACTGCGTCGTCTTGGGGCCCAGTGGCTGTGGAAAGAGCACGCTGCTCCACGGCATCGCTGGTCTCATCGAAACTGCCGAAGGTTCGATCGTGATCGATGGCCAAGACGTGACGCACACGGCGGCTCGCAAACGAGACGTCGGCCTGTTGTTCCAGCATGACACGATGTACCCGCATCTGACCGTTGAACAAACGCTTCAGATCGCGGTCCGGGCCAATCCCAAACGCCGTCTGACGGCGGCCGAAATGGACCAACGAATCCAATCCATCACGGAAACGATGAACCTGGCCCCCGCCTGGCTGCCTCGACGCCCGGAGACACTCAGCGGTGGACAACGACGCCGGGTGGCGATTGCCAAAACATTGATTCGCCAGCCTTCCGTCTGCTTGCTGGACGAACCGATGGCAGCGATCGATCGGCTGGCATCCGAGAGGTTGCTGGAACGCTTGGCCGACGTTTCCAAGCAATCCGATTCGACGACGTTTGTGCACGTCACCCACGACGGCGAAGAAGCGATGCGTTTGGCCGACCAGATCGTCGTGATGTCAGGCGGACGCATCCTGCAGATTGGATCTCCGAGTGAGATCTATCAATCACCCAACTCGGCGGAGGTTGCTCTCGCACTCGGGTCGCCGTCCTGCAATTTGCTGGCGATCGATGAAGTGCTCGCAAGTTGCCCAGCACTTGGCGAGGCACTCGCACTGCCGGAGGGTCAGCCGAACGCTGACCACGCGATCATGCTTCGTCCGGAGGCAATTCAACTGGTTGCCCCTGACCTCAACCAAGAGCACGCCTCCACCGTGACCGAATCGGGCCTGTGGCAATTCCCCGTGACCCTCTTGGAACGACGTGATCTGGGCGGCCGCTTTCTCCTTCGACTGCAACCCACCGACTCCGAAAACTCACCACCGCTCGCCGCAACCGTCTTTCAAAACTCGATTTCGGCAGAGGTGGGGACTCGGTGGATTTGCCAAGTCTCCATCTCGGATCTGCGAATCGTCGCTGGGTCGGCCCGGAACTCCCGCTCACACAGCATTTGA